The following proteins are encoded in a genomic region of Spirosoma sp. SC4-14:
- the ychF gene encoding redox-regulated ATPase YchF translates to MGLQCGIVGLPNVGKSTLFNAISSGKAEAANYPFCTIEPNVGVVTVPDERLNALESLVKPQKVVPTIIEFVDIAGLVKGASQGAGLGNKFLANIREVDAIVHVIRCFEDENIVHVEGKVNPVADKEIIDAELQLKDLESVDKKIQRIAKAAQVGDAKAKAEVQTLKLYKEALEAGKSARTVQVSPEERDAAIGELSLLTVKPVIYVANVDEGSLPNGNSYSDTLREAVKDEGAEVIIISASIESQIAEMEDPDERELFLSEYGLTESGLSKLIKASYKLLGLITYFTAGVKEVRAWTIHRGWKAPQAAGVIHSDFEKKFIRAQVMKLPDFEQFKTESAVREAGKLAVEGKEYVVQDGDIMEFLHGA, encoded by the coding sequence ATGGGTTTACAATGTGGTATCGTGGGTTTGCCTAATGTTGGCAAATCCACGTTGTTCAATGCAATATCGAGTGGAAAGGCCGAAGCCGCCAACTATCCATTCTGCACAATAGAACCAAACGTCGGTGTGGTAACCGTACCCGACGAACGGCTTAACGCACTCGAAAGTCTGGTTAAGCCGCAGAAGGTAGTACCAACCATTATCGAGTTTGTCGATATTGCCGGGCTGGTGAAAGGCGCTAGTCAGGGAGCAGGTCTGGGCAACAAATTCCTGGCTAATATTCGGGAGGTCGATGCTATCGTACACGTAATCCGGTGCTTCGAAGACGAGAACATCGTACACGTCGAAGGAAAGGTCAATCCGGTAGCCGACAAGGAAATTATCGACGCCGAACTCCAGCTAAAAGATCTGGAATCGGTCGACAAAAAAATTCAGCGCATTGCCAAGGCGGCCCAGGTGGGCGATGCCAAAGCCAAAGCCGAAGTACAGACACTGAAGCTCTACAAAGAAGCCCTGGAAGCAGGCAAAAGCGCCCGTACGGTACAGGTATCGCCCGAAGAACGCGACGCTGCCATCGGCGAACTCTCGTTGCTGACCGTTAAGCCCGTTATCTACGTAGCCAATGTAGACGAAGGTTCGCTGCCAAACGGCAATAGTTACTCCGACACCCTGCGCGAAGCCGTTAAAGACGAAGGAGCCGAAGTAATTATTATTAGCGCCAGCATCGAATCGCAAATCGCCGAAATGGAAGATCCCGACGAGCGCGAACTGTTCCTGAGCGAGTATGGCTTAACCGAATCGGGGCTGAGCAAACTAATCAAAGCGTCGTATAAACTGCTGGGGCTCATCACCTATTTCACTGCCGGAGTTAAAGAAGTGCGGGCCTGGACGATTCACCGGGGTTGGAAAGCACCCCAGGCCGCCGGTGTTATTCACTCCGATTTCGAGAAAAAATTCATCCGGGCGCAGGTAATGAAACTGCCCGACTTTGAACAGTTCAAAACCGAATCGGCTGTTCGCGAAGCCGGTAAGCTGGCCGTTGAAGGAAAAGAATATGTTGTGCAGGATGGCGACATTATGGAATTCCTGCACGGAGCATAA
- a CDS encoding DUF58 domain-containing protein yields the protein MKQTLNLGQIRSFGNVEFLARQLVEGFITGLHKSPFHGFSVEFAEHRLYNTGETTRHIDWKVYGKTEKLFVKRYEEETNLRCHLLIDTSSSMYYPESSYGKITFSVMAAACLAYMLQRQKDAVSLTTFADSIDIQTPVKSTPSHVHKLFTQLDQLMQQPKPLRKTSAADVIHQVAEKINKRSLVVIFSDMFENADKSDALFSALQHLRHNLHEVLLFHVTDKKTEEEFAFDERPYEFIDLETGESVKLQPGQIRESYQEAVKSYFQDLKMRCGQYKIDFIEADIAQGFDQILTSYLVKRTKMK from the coding sequence ATGAAACAAACGCTTAATCTTGGTCAGATTCGCTCATTTGGAAACGTTGAGTTTCTGGCTCGCCAGTTGGTAGAAGGATTTATTACTGGTTTGCATAAATCGCCGTTTCACGGTTTTTCGGTTGAGTTTGCCGAGCATCGGCTCTATAATACCGGCGAAACCACCCGCCACATCGACTGGAAGGTGTACGGAAAAACCGAAAAGCTATTTGTCAAACGGTATGAGGAAGAAACGAACCTTCGTTGCCATTTGCTGATCGATACGTCGTCGTCGATGTATTATCCCGAATCAAGCTATGGGAAAATAACATTCAGTGTGATGGCGGCTGCCTGTCTGGCCTATATGTTACAACGCCAGAAAGATGCTGTTAGCCTGACAACATTTGCCGATTCTATTGATATTCAGACGCCGGTTAAATCGACACCATCCCATGTGCATAAGCTGTTTACGCAACTCGATCAGTTAATGCAGCAGCCAAAACCATTGCGCAAAACGTCGGCGGCTGATGTGATTCACCAGGTTGCCGAAAAAATTAATAAGCGCTCTCTGGTTGTTATTTTCAGCGATATGTTTGAAAATGCCGATAAATCAGATGCGTTGTTCTCGGCGCTGCAACACCTTCGGCATAATCTGCATGAAGTATTACTGTTTCATGTTACCGATAAAAAAACAGAAGAAGAGTTTGCGTTTGACGAGCGGCCTTATGAGTTTATCGACCTCGAAACCGGCGAAAGTGTGAAACTACAACCAGGGCAGATTCGGGAGTCGTATCAGGAAGCCGTAAAGTCTTATTTTCAGGATCTGAAAATGCGTTGCGGTCAGTATAAAATTGATTTCATAGAGGCCGACATCGCCCAGGGCTTCGACCAGATCCTGACTTCTTATCTGGTGAAACGAACGAA
- a CDS encoding DUF5103 domain-containing protein, translated as MTISCKGVVMMLAWMLATSLSAQQLQTIDQAYDPKLQTILLYPLVGTSLTDPSLTLNPPVISLDEQIPLQLEFDDLTANYRSFRARLVHCNADWQRSVLNDIEFTYEYNDNPITDYQVSLNTKIPYYHYRFTVPRVKLPGNYVLVVYDERNRNNIAFTRRFCTYQNKITVAAGIRFSSDPSRQFSDQQIDLSISYKGYQVISPQDDFKVVIRQNYRDDRVLRGLKPTSVQAFDQVLQYRLIDLSNNMPGGNEFRFFDTRTVLSRANYIDRIDRNADHNVAYVQVDKPRSQGAYIQSDDFNGMFVIDQRETGNGQTNADYIETVFTLKIPELPGVDVYVNGAFNFWHLNDRNRMTYDAILEAYRASIFLKQGVYNYDYAIQTTTDPPKVDESYIEGNYSSTENDYEVFVYHRPPAARADQLIAYQRLGVNKRK; from the coding sequence ATGACTATTTCCTGCAAAGGGGTTGTTATGATGTTGGCCTGGATGTTGGCAACGTCGCTCAGCGCGCAGCAACTTCAGACCATCGATCAAGCCTACGACCCTAAACTTCAGACGATATTGCTCTATCCACTGGTTGGCACAAGCCTGACCGATCCGTCGTTAACGCTTAATCCACCAGTTATTTCGCTCGACGAACAGATACCCTTGCAGCTCGAATTTGACGACCTAACGGCTAACTATCGATCGTTTCGAGCGCGACTTGTTCATTGCAACGCCGACTGGCAACGATCGGTACTGAACGATATTGAATTTACGTATGAATACAACGACAATCCGATTACCGACTATCAGGTTTCGCTCAACACTAAGATTCCGTATTATCATTATCGGTTTACGGTGCCACGTGTGAAACTACCGGGCAATTATGTGCTGGTAGTTTACGACGAACGAAATCGGAATAATATCGCTTTCACACGTCGGTTTTGTACTTACCAGAACAAAATTACGGTAGCGGCCGGAATTCGGTTTTCGTCTGATCCGTCGCGGCAGTTTTCCGATCAGCAGATCGATCTGTCTATCAGCTACAAAGGCTATCAGGTTATTTCTCCTCAGGACGATTTTAAGGTAGTGATCCGGCAGAATTATCGCGACGATCGGGTTCTTCGCGGCCTAAAGCCTACCAGTGTCCAGGCGTTCGACCAGGTGTTGCAATACCGACTAATCGACCTGAGTAACAATATGCCAGGGGGAAATGAATTTCGGTTTTTCGATACACGAACGGTGCTCTCCCGCGCTAACTATATCGACCGTATCGACCGAAATGCCGACCATAATGTAGCCTACGTGCAGGTCGACAAGCCACGAAGCCAGGGGGCTTATATTCAGAGTGATGATTTTAACGGAATGTTTGTCATCGACCAGCGCGAAACCGGCAACGGCCAGACCAATGCCGATTACATCGAAACCGTATTTACACTGAAAATCCCCGAGCTACCCGGCGTTGATGTATATGTTAACGGCGCATTTAATTTCTGGCATCTGAACGATCGCAACCGAATGACCTACGATGCAATTCTGGAAGCCTATCGGGCCTCTATTTTTTTGAAGCAGGGCGTTTATAACTACGATTATGCCATACAGACAACTACAGACCCGCCCAAAGTCGATGAAAGCTACATAGAAGGAAACTATTCATCGACCGAAAACGACTACGAAGTGTTTGTCTATCACCGGCCACCGGCTGCCCGCGCCGATCAACTGATTGCCTATCAGCGACTGGGCGTCAATAAACGCAAGTAA
- a CDS encoding DUF3276 family protein — MDEREREKIYSKRVRAGKRTYFFDVKSTRGNDYYLTITESRRHPQGDGFIYEKHKLFLYKEDFDKFIEALQETVDHVKTELMPDVDFEQFAQRDEQDDFASELKWE; from the coding sequence GTGGACGAAAGAGAACGAGAGAAGATCTATTCCAAGCGGGTTCGGGCGGGTAAACGGACGTATTTTTTCGACGTCAAATCAACTCGCGGCAATGACTACTACCTTACCATTACCGAAAGCCGACGGCACCCTCAGGGCGATGGCTTTATCTATGAAAAGCATAAGCTTTTTCTGTATAAAGAAGACTTCGATAAATTCATCGAAGCGCTACAGGAAACAGTAGATCATGTCAAAACCGAACTCATGCCTGATGTCGATTTTGAGCAGTTCGCCCAACGCGATGAGCAGGACGACTTCGCCAGTGAATTAAAGTGGGAATAA
- a CDS encoding ankyrin repeat domain-containing protein has protein sequence MSALMSAINRNNLSQVQQLIQEGADVNELDASQDAPLVMAAYKGYSQIVKALLEAGADVRAVDPGMKATALHAAAYAGRTEAAKLLIEYHIDINRQGPYNGYTALHDAIWQNNIEVAQLLVDANADLSLRSHDGQSPLEFAKSKNRKEIVALIQRKLGK, from the coding sequence ATGTCGGCTTTAATGAGTGCGATTAATAGAAATAATCTTTCACAGGTTCAGCAACTCATTCAGGAGGGAGCCGATGTAAATGAACTGGATGCCAGTCAGGACGCTCCGCTGGTAATGGCGGCTTATAAGGGGTATAGCCAAATCGTGAAAGCCTTATTAGAAGCAGGTGCCGACGTACGGGCCGTCGATCCGGGAATGAAGGCCACAGCCCTGCATGCTGCTGCCTATGCAGGCCGAACCGAAGCTGCGAAACTCCTGATCGAATACCACATCGACATTAACAGGCAAGGACCTTACAACGGATATACGGCTCTGCATGATGCCATTTGGCAAAATAACATTGAAGTGGCCCAACTGCTCGTAGATGCTAATGCGGATTTGAGTCTTCGTTCGCACGATGGCCAGTCGCCCCTGGAGTTTGCTAAATCGAAAAACCGGAAGGAGATTGTTGCCTTAATTCAAAGAAAATTGGGAAAATAG
- a CDS encoding bestrophin family ion channel, whose amino-acid sequence MVNYNPKEWVRFIITFNRADTVRKLLPILLSIGVYSFVVVHVIELLDLSNNPHLKNFSLMHTLLSFVISMLLVFRTNTAYDRWWEGRKLWGGLVNNTRNMALKLDQLLDTDQQAEARQFFRAMIPNFAFALKNHLRQHAIEKEFTESPSFRVANLHLHEHVPQQIALAIFGKLNELQRLNVLLPEHLVILNPEIQSLMDTCGACERIKNTPIPFSYSSFIKKFIFTYCMTLPLGYVSTLHYLVVPVVVFVFYVLASLEIIAEEIENPFGIDDNDLPLDTICKNIHKTVTQSFDHTAMLAQTTQPGSQPKGFSYEK is encoded by the coding sequence ATGGTAAATTATAATCCGAAAGAGTGGGTCCGGTTTATTATTACCTTCAACCGGGCAGACACGGTGCGAAAACTATTGCCCATTCTGCTTAGTATTGGCGTCTACTCGTTCGTGGTTGTCCATGTTATTGAGCTTCTGGATCTGAGTAATAATCCACATCTAAAAAACTTCTCGCTCATGCATACACTGCTGAGCTTTGTGATTTCGATGTTGCTGGTTTTTCGGACCAATACAGCCTACGACCGCTGGTGGGAAGGCCGCAAGCTATGGGGTGGACTCGTAAACAACACCCGAAATATGGCGCTTAAGCTGGATCAGCTATTGGATACCGATCAGCAGGCAGAAGCCCGTCAGTTTTTTAGGGCTATGATTCCCAATTTTGCATTTGCCCTGAAGAATCATCTTCGTCAGCATGCCATCGAAAAGGAATTTACCGAAAGCCCGTCGTTTCGCGTTGCCAATCTTCATCTGCACGAGCACGTACCGCAGCAGATTGCACTGGCCATTTTCGGAAAGCTCAATGAGCTACAGCGCCTGAATGTGCTGTTGCCCGAACATCTGGTCATTCTGAACCCTGAGATACAGTCGTTGATGGACACCTGCGGTGCCTGCGAACGGATAAAAAACACGCCCATTCCGTTTTCGTACAGTTCGTTTATCAAGAAATTCATTTTCACCTACTGTATGACCCTGCCACTTGGCTATGTTTCTACGCTTCATTATCTGGTAGTACCGGTGGTGGTTTTTGTGTTCTATGTACTGGCCAGTCTGGAAATCATTGCCGAAGAAATCGAAAACCCGTTTGGTATCGACGATAACGATTTGCCGCTCGATACGATCTGCAAAAACATCCATAAAACCGTTACGCAATCGTTCGACCATACGGCCATGCTCGCCCAAACTACACAGCCAGGTAGCCAGCCCAAAGGGTTTTCTTATGAAAAATGA
- a CDS encoding glycoside hydrolase family 140 protein yields MKMLLSFLAYLLCFDASAQIKVNSGHRYLEDSNGKPFFWMGDTAWELLHRLNRDETELYLETRRRQGFNVIQLVALAFANEDDNRKPNRYGDFPFVNHDPSQVAITPGQTPANPNEYDYWDHVDFVMQTAARKGMYIAFNPTWGDQVSHHWSADGVIFNEQNARTYGQFLGKRYASQWNIIWVLGGDCPPIYKTKDGKHYDDRPVWRALAAGIKTGEGSRRHLMTYHPKGATSSSQLLHGESWLDMNAFQSGHGSRDVDAWNWVTRDLGRQPPKPTLDMEPCYEDHPINPWDGKWTRQRGYFRAYDIRSRLYRSVFAGMCGFTYGHQQVWQFLDTTRFKPLSVGDTLIGWQRALHAEAAGEVQYLKRLMLSRPYFSRIPDQQLIVSEKGHDYRDLIVATRDSMGSYAMIYLPQSRPVTIDMSKLSGKEKRAWWYNPRTGHSQNASEKVVNDALTVTPPTLDNDQTPTDWVLVIDDAAKKYKRL; encoded by the coding sequence ATGAAGATGTTACTTAGTTTTCTGGCTTATCTGCTATGCTTTGACGCTTCGGCTCAAATTAAGGTTAATAGCGGTCATCGGTATCTGGAGGATAGTAACGGGAAACCGTTTTTCTGGATGGGCGATACGGCCTGGGAATTGCTGCATCGGCTCAATCGCGACGAAACCGAACTATATCTCGAAACGCGTCGTCGGCAGGGGTTTAATGTGATCCAGCTAGTGGCACTAGCGTTTGCCAACGAAGACGATAACCGAAAGCCCAATCGGTATGGCGACTTCCCGTTCGTTAACCATGATCCGTCGCAAGTAGCGATCACACCTGGCCAGACACCTGCTAATCCGAACGAATATGATTACTGGGACCATGTTGATTTTGTGATGCAGACGGCCGCCCGAAAGGGAATGTATATTGCTTTTAACCCAACCTGGGGCGATCAGGTATCGCATCACTGGAGCGCCGATGGTGTTATTTTCAACGAGCAAAATGCACGTACGTACGGCCAGTTTCTGGGAAAACGCTATGCCAGTCAGTGGAATATCATCTGGGTGTTGGGGGGCGACTGTCCGCCGATATACAAAACAAAAGACGGTAAACACTACGACGACCGTCCGGTCTGGCGTGCATTGGCTGCGGGAATCAAAACCGGGGAAGGTAGCAGGCGACATCTGATGACCTACCATCCCAAAGGCGCAACGTCGTCGTCGCAACTGCTTCATGGAGAGAGCTGGCTGGATATGAATGCGTTTCAGTCGGGGCATGGTTCGCGCGATGTAGATGCCTGGAATTGGGTTACCCGCGATTTGGGACGGCAACCGCCTAAACCCACACTCGATATGGAGCCCTGCTACGAAGATCATCCGATTAATCCGTGGGATGGTAAGTGGACGCGTCAACGGGGCTATTTTCGGGCCTATGATATTCGCTCCCGCCTGTATCGAAGCGTGTTTGCCGGAATGTGTGGGTTCACATACGGGCATCAGCAGGTCTGGCAATTTCTGGATACGACTCGTTTCAAACCATTAAGTGTTGGCGATACGCTCATTGGCTGGCAGCGGGCATTACATGCCGAAGCGGCCGGGGAGGTGCAGTACCTGAAACGATTGATGTTGTCGAGACCCTACTTTTCGCGAATTCCCGACCAGCAGTTGATCGTCTCCGAAAAAGGCCACGATTATCGGGATTTAATTGTTGCCACCCGCGACTCGATGGGTTCCTATGCTATGATCTATTTGCCACAGAGCAGGCCGGTTACCATCGATATGTCGAAACTTTCGGGGAAAGAAAAACGGGCCTGGTGGTATAATCCGCGTACAGGGCATTCGCAGAATGCCAGCGAAAAAGTAGTGAACGATGCCCTTACAGTTACTCCGCCGACTCTGGATAACGACCAGACTCCTACCGACTGGGTATTAGTTATTGACGACGCGGCTAAAAAGTATAAACGACTATGA
- a CDS encoding PA0069 family radical SAM protein has protein sequence MGDLKKGRGAQFNTANSFANHQYEPVDVNSSFDDDFPEPTIKTQFFEEHPKQIISRPKSQDIGFLASINPYQGCEHGCIYCYARPSHEYWGFSAGLDFESKIMVKKNAPELLEKQFLARSYKPVVIHFSGNTDCYQPAERTYQLTRRMLQLCLRYRNPVSIITKNALLLRDLDILQPLAELNLLNVAISITTLNEKLRLLMEPRTVTANQRLRIVATLHRAGIPVGVMTAPIIPGLNDHEIPKLVEQAAENGACWSAYTVVRLNGALGPLFTDWLRQAFPDRAGRVLNQIADCHGGQLNDSRSRVRMLGEGAYAQHIAQLHRVACQKFLANRRLPELTTALFRPGGQIGLFE, from the coding sequence ATGGGCGACTTGAAAAAAGGCCGGGGGGCACAATTCAATACAGCTAACTCGTTCGCAAACCATCAGTATGAACCGGTGGATGTCAACTCATCATTCGATGACGATTTTCCTGAGCCAACTATAAAGACTCAGTTTTTCGAAGAGCACCCAAAGCAGATTATTAGCCGCCCCAAAAGTCAGGATATTGGTTTTTTAGCATCTATAAATCCCTATCAGGGCTGCGAGCACGGTTGTATTTATTGTTATGCCCGACCTTCGCATGAGTATTGGGGTTTTTCGGCCGGGCTTGATTTTGAGAGTAAAATCATGGTCAAAAAAAACGCCCCTGAGCTGCTCGAAAAGCAGTTTCTGGCGCGTAGCTACAAACCTGTCGTTATTCATTTCTCAGGAAATACCGACTGTTATCAGCCTGCCGAACGCACCTATCAACTTACGCGCCGGATGCTTCAACTTTGTTTGCGGTATCGGAATCCAGTATCCATTATCACCAAAAATGCGTTGCTTCTTCGCGATCTGGATATTCTGCAACCACTGGCTGAACTGAATCTACTCAATGTGGCTATCTCCATTACGACACTGAATGAGAAGCTACGGTTGCTGATGGAACCCCGCACCGTAACGGCAAATCAGCGGCTGCGAATCGTAGCAACTCTGCATCGGGCTGGCATACCGGTAGGCGTTATGACAGCGCCGATCATTCCGGGTCTGAATGATCATGAAATTCCTAAATTAGTAGAACAAGCTGCCGAAAACGGTGCCTGTTGGTCGGCCTATACGGTCGTTAGGCTGAATGGTGCTTTAGGGCCGCTATTTACCGACTGGCTTCGGCAAGCGTTTCCCGACCGTGCCGGTCGTGTTCTGAATCAGATTGCTGACTGTCATGGTGGTCAGCTCAATGACTCCCGGTCTCGAGTACGTATGTTGGGCGAGGGAGCCTATGCACAACATATTGCGCAACTCCATCGGGTTGCCTGCCAGAAATTTCTGGCCAATCGTCGGTTGCCCGAACTGACAACGGCCCTGTTTCGCCCCGGCGGACAGATTGGCCTTTTTGAGTGA
- a CDS encoding ABC-F family ATP-binding cassette domain-containing protein — MISITNLSYYLGSRALYENASLHIKPNQKIGLIGLNGTGKSTLLRIINGEYQADGGTISKAGDVTIGFLNQDLLSYQTDDSILSVAMQAFARQNELQKQIDEVLHEMETNYRDELVDKLGKLQEEFDALDGYTVQSRAEEIMEGLGFATDDLNKPLRLFSGGWRMRVMLAKLLLQKPSLLMLDEPTNHLDLPSIQWVEKYIQTYEGAVIVVSHDREFLDNVIDTTVEVSGAKLNYYPGNYSFYLEEKALRNEIQKGAYENQQAKIRQTERFIERFKAKATKAKQAQSRVKQLARMELVDAVIDETARVNFKFQFSTQPGRHILHLEDITKHYGPKRILTHADIRLERGDKVALIGANGRGKSTLLRIISGSEPLNDGRRQLGHNVSFSFYAQHQLESLNVEDTLLEELKHANPTKSEGELRGVLGCFLFSNDEVFKKIKVLSGGEKSRVALAKVLLSQANFLLLDEPTNHLDMQSVNILIQALEQYEGTYVVVSHDRYFVSQIANKIWYIEDEQIKEYPGTYDEYEWWLEEKKQGGQGNKQGEQGNAQTPAIPATPARSTPTSEDTRKEWQRTLKKLTQQAEEAETKIGQLEERKKRLEAELADPATYGDDKLMQAKNDEYKRILNQISQFQDEWETAMLEAEEWEKKLA; from the coding sequence ATGATTTCTATTACGAACCTCTCGTACTATCTCGGTAGCCGGGCTCTCTATGAAAATGCCTCGCTCCATATTAAGCCTAACCAGAAAATCGGTCTGATCGGCCTCAACGGCACCGGAAAGTCCACGCTGCTCCGCATAATTAATGGCGAATACCAGGCCGATGGCGGTACCATCTCCAAAGCGGGCGACGTAACAATTGGTTTTCTTAATCAGGATTTATTGTCGTATCAGACCGACGATTCGATTCTGTCGGTGGCAATGCAGGCGTTTGCCCGGCAAAACGAATTGCAAAAACAGATCGACGAGGTACTCCACGAAATGGAGACCAACTACCGCGACGAACTGGTTGATAAACTCGGCAAATTGCAGGAGGAATTCGATGCCCTGGATGGCTATACGGTTCAGTCGAGGGCCGAAGAAATTATGGAAGGACTTGGCTTTGCCACCGACGATCTGAATAAGCCACTTCGGCTGTTTTCGGGCGGCTGGCGGATGCGCGTAATGCTGGCCAAACTGCTGCTTCAGAAACCATCACTGCTGATGCTCGATGAGCCAACCAACCACCTCGACTTACCGTCGATCCAGTGGGTGGAAAAATACATCCAGACCTATGAAGGAGCCGTCATTGTGGTCTCACACGACCGCGAATTTCTGGATAATGTGATTGACACAACCGTTGAGGTGTCGGGCGCAAAGCTGAACTACTATCCCGGCAACTACTCGTTCTATCTGGAAGAAAAGGCTCTGCGCAATGAAATTCAGAAGGGAGCCTACGAAAACCAACAGGCCAAAATCCGGCAGACTGAACGCTTTATCGAACGCTTTAAGGCAAAAGCAACCAAAGCCAAACAGGCCCAAAGCCGTGTAAAACAACTGGCCCGAATGGAACTGGTCGATGCGGTTATTGATGAGACGGCCCGGGTGAATTTCAAGTTCCAGTTTTCAACGCAGCCGGGGCGGCATATTCTCCATCTCGAAGATATAACCAAGCACTATGGTCCGAAACGCATCCTGACCCATGCCGACATTCGGCTTGAGCGAGGTGATAAAGTAGCGCTGATTGGGGCGAACGGACGTGGTAAATCTACACTGTTGCGCATTATTTCGGGTTCAGAACCGCTCAATGACGGGCGTCGGCAATTGGGCCATAATGTATCATTCAGCTTTTATGCACAGCATCAATTAGAATCGCTGAATGTAGAGGATACATTGCTCGAAGAACTGAAACATGCTAACCCGACCAAAAGTGAAGGTGAACTGCGTGGTGTGCTTGGTTGCTTTCTGTTCTCCAACGACGAAGTCTTTAAGAAAATCAAAGTACTATCGGGGGGCGAAAAATCGCGGGTGGCGCTCGCGAAGGTACTGCTCTCGCAGGCAAACTTCCTGCTGCTCGATGAGCCGACCAACCACCTCGATATGCAGTCGGTGAATATTCTGATTCAGGCACTGGAGCAATATGAAGGTACCTACGTTGTAGTCTCGCACGATCGTTATTTTGTGTCGCAAATTGCCAATAAGATCTGGTACATCGAAGACGAGCAGATTAAGGAATATCCTGGCACGTACGATGAATATGAGTGGTGGTTGGAAGAAAAAAAACAGGGAGGGCAGGGGAATAAACAGGGAGAGCAGGGTAATGCTCAGACTCCCGCAATTCCAGCTACTCCTGCGCGAAGCACTCCCACCAGCGAAGATACGCGCAAAGAATGGCAGCGGACACTAAAAAAACTTACCCAACAGGCCGAAGAGGCTGAAACGAAGATTGGCCAACTCGAAGAACGCAAAAAACGGCTGGAAGCTGAACTGGCCGATCCGGCTACGTATGGCGACGACAAGCTGATGCAAGCCAAAAACGACGAATATAAACGAATTTTGAATCAAATCAGTCAGTTCCAGGACGAGTGGGAAACAGCGATGCTGGAAGCCGAAGAATGGGAAAAGAAATTGGCCTAA
- a CDS encoding septal ring lytic transglycosylase RlpA family protein, whose protein sequence is MSYIMSLMLFFSSINPAEALPSLIQKGKASFYSKKFNGRKTAYGERVSAEALEGAHRSLPLNTLVEVTNLDNQRSVIVRINDRGPFAKGRVIDLTYAAARALGMVSKGVANVSLRVVGKGRELAAFSPAPQFNTPEAFQSLLEPAL, encoded by the coding sequence ATGAGTTATATCATGTCCCTTATGCTGTTTTTTAGCAGTATAAACCCGGCGGAGGCTCTTCCGAGCCTCATACAGAAAGGCAAAGCGTCTTTTTATTCCAAGAAGTTCAATGGTCGTAAGACCGCTTATGGCGAACGCGTTAGCGCAGAAGCCCTAGAAGGTGCCCACCGTTCATTACCACTAAACACATTGGTTGAAGTCACAAATCTAGACAATCAACGCTCGGTAATTGTACGAATCAACGATAGGGGACCGTTTGCAAAAGGCCGTGTAATAGATCTTACCTATGCGGCCGCCCGCGCTCTTGGCATGGTCTCTAAAGGAGTTGCCAATGTGTCGCTTCGGGTTGTTGGGAAAGGTCGCGAACTTGCTGCTTTTTCACCGGCACCCCAGTTTAACACACCTGAGGCTTTCCAGTCGTTGCTGGAGCCTGCTCTGTAA